The Cylindrospermopsis curvispora GIHE-G1 genome contains a region encoding:
- a CDS encoding type II toxin-antitoxin system VapC family toxin: MYLLDTNICIALLNENPQAVAKFNRYFSQCYLSIIVVSELYKGVYCSQQVAKNLETLTEFIELLPVEPFEIEAAIEFGKIQSELRKIGKPTGEFDALIAAVARSRNDILVTNNIKDFINIPNLKLDNWLEN, from the coding sequence ATGTATCTACTAGATACCAACATTTGCATAGCACTACTCAACGAAAACCCTCAAGCTGTTGCTAAATTCAATCGCTACTTTAGCCAATGTTATCTATCCATCATCGTAGTTTCAGAACTCTATAAAGGAGTTTATTGTTCTCAACAGGTAGCCAAAAATCTAGAAACATTAACTGAGTTCATAGAACTACTACCAGTAGAACCATTTGAAATAGAAGCAGCTATCGAATTTGGCAAGATTCAAAGCGAACTCAGAAAAATTGGTAAACCAACAGGAGAATTTGATGCTTTAATTGCTGCTGTAGCCCGTTCTCGTAACGATATTCTCGTTACTAATAATATCAAAGATTTTATCAATATTCCCAATTTAAAACTAGATAATTGGTTAGAAAATTGA
- a CDS encoding SufS family cysteine desulfurase has product MTFTSTKTLADQVRPDFPILKQKVHDKPLVYLDNAATSQKPTLVLNTWRNYYEEYNSNVHRGAHFLSGKATDAYEAVRDKVVNFIQAKSRQEIVFTRNASEAINLVAYSWGMNNLQPGDEIILSVMEHHSNIVPWQFVAQKTGAVLKFVELTPAQTLDLDQFNNLICEKTKLVSIVHISNTLGCINPVQEIAKIAHRYGAKFLLDGCQSVPHTPINVQDIDCDWLVASGHKMLAPTGIGFLYGKLELLESMPPFFGGGEMIAEVYLDHSTYAELPHKFEAGTPAIGEAIALGAAIDYLTNIGMDKIHAYEAELTSYLFEQLAQIPQLTIYGPKPDIHGEGRAALASFTAKGVHANDLATLLDQEGIAIRSGHHCTQPLHRYLDLAGTARVSLSFYNTREEIDVFVNALRETLNFFASVFSE; this is encoded by the coding sequence ATGACATTCACATCAACTAAAACCCTAGCAGATCAGGTTCGTCCAGACTTTCCCATTCTTAAACAAAAAGTTCATGATAAACCCCTAGTTTATCTAGATAATGCAGCCACTTCTCAAAAACCAACCTTAGTATTGAACACTTGGCGGAATTACTACGAAGAGTATAACTCCAACGTGCATAGGGGTGCGCATTTTTTAAGTGGAAAAGCTACGGATGCTTATGAAGCAGTAAGAGATAAAGTGGTTAATTTTATCCAAGCAAAATCCCGTCAGGAGATAGTTTTTACCCGCAATGCTAGTGAAGCCATTAATCTAGTGGCTTACAGTTGGGGAATGAACAATTTACAACCAGGAGATGAGATTATCCTCTCTGTAATGGAACACCATAGTAATATTGTCCCCTGGCAATTTGTGGCTCAAAAAACCGGAGCAGTCCTGAAATTTGTAGAATTGACACCTGCACAAACCCTAGATTTAGACCAGTTTAATAACCTAATTTGTGAAAAAACTAAACTGGTATCTATTGTGCATATTTCTAATACATTAGGTTGCATTAATCCAGTCCAAGAAATAGCTAAAATTGCTCATAGATATGGAGCAAAATTCCTACTAGATGGATGCCAAAGTGTTCCTCACACCCCCATCAACGTCCAAGACATTGACTGTGATTGGTTAGTTGCATCTGGACACAAAATGTTAGCTCCCACCGGTATTGGCTTCCTATACGGTAAATTAGAATTACTAGAATCCATGCCACCATTTTTCGGTGGTGGAGAAATGATTGCAGAAGTATATTTAGACCATTCTACCTATGCAGAACTCCCCCATAAGTTTGAAGCTGGTACACCTGCTATTGGGGAGGCCATAGCTCTGGGTGCAGCAATAGACTATTTAACTAATATAGGGATGGATAAAATCCATGCTTATGAAGCAGAATTAACTAGCTATTTATTTGAGCAACTAGCACAAATACCCCAACTAACAATCTATGGACCAAAGCCAGATATTCATGGTGAAGGCAGAGCCGCTTTAGCGTCTTTTACTGCCAAAGGTGTTCACGCTAATGATTTAGCCACGTTACTAGACCAAGAGGGTATAGCTATACGTTCTGGTCATCATTGTACACAACCATTACACCGTTATCTAGACTTGGCAGGGACTGCACGGGTAAGTTTATCTTTTTATAATACCAGGGAAGAGATAGACGTGTTTGTTAACGCTTTGAGAGAAACATTGAATTTTTTTGCCAGTGTTTTTAGTGAGTAG
- a CDS encoding fasciclin domain-containing protein, producing MADIVDIAVGNDSFKTLVAAVQAANLVETLKSPGPFTVFAPTDDAFAKLPPGTITTLLQNIPQLARILTYHVVPGKLTKADLAQLGTVSSVEGSPIKIDCNDGFEVKNATVIAADIEADNGVIHVIDTVILMG from the coding sequence ATGGCTGATATTGTTGATATTGCAGTTGGCAATGACTCATTCAAAACCTTAGTAGCGGCGGTACAAGCAGCTAACTTGGTGGAAACTCTCAAAAGTCCGGGTCCTTTCACGGTCTTTGCACCCACTGATGATGCTTTTGCTAAACTACCCCCTGGTACCATTACCACCCTATTGCAAAATATCCCTCAGTTAGCAAGAATTTTAACCTATCATGTAGTTCCCGGAAAATTGACGAAAGCGGATTTAGCCCAATTGGGCACGGTCAGTTCCGTAGAAGGTTCACCAATAAAAATTGACTGTAATGATGGTTTTGAAGTCAAAAATGCTACAGTTATTGCAGCGGATATTGAGGCCGACAATGGGGTCATTCATGTTATTGACACTGTTATTTTAATGGGTTGA
- a CDS encoding SemiSWEET transporter, translated as MDFVNIVGLAAGTLTTIAFLPQMLQTWKTKSAKDVSFAMLITFMTGLFLWFIYGIMLGATPIILANGTTLFFNLIILGLKVKYK; from the coding sequence ATGGACTTTGTGAACATAGTGGGATTAGCTGCGGGAACCCTAACAACAATTGCTTTTTTACCTCAGATGTTACAGACCTGGAAAACAAAGTCAGCAAAAGATGTTTCTTTTGCGATGTTGATTACATTCATGACTGGGTTGTTCTTATGGTTTATTTATGGTATTATGCTGGGCGCCACGCCAATTATTTTGGCCAATGGTACTACTTTGTTTTTTAACCTAATTATTCTGGGTTTGAAGGTTAAATACAAGTAA